A region of Maridesulfovibrio sp. DNA encodes the following proteins:
- a CDS encoding FAD:protein FMN transferase, whose amino-acid sequence MKWFSGTLTKVTGFFVLLLILALMLVGCGNSSDPVRLQGRAIGTTYSIVAYGLPEKLSPEDLRKGVEQVVAEVNSVMSLFKPDSELSRFNAYRKDDWFSVSKELAGVVQTAKAVNQITGGAFDITVAPLVNLWGFGPDKRPEIIPSEDEIKAAMANVGSDLIEVRFNPPALKKLTPTLTLDLAAIAKGYCVDAVSSWLKVSGISSFMVEIGGEIRTGGEKPGNQPWRIAVEKPVSMERSVQALISLSGKAMATSGDYRNYYEVDGKRYSHIIDPSTGRPIKHTLVSVSVVDETCSRADAFATGLTVLGPERGIALAKECNLSAFFIVKTPDGLSEIATGDFPQHEKMN is encoded by the coding sequence ATGAAGTGGTTTTCAGGAACGTTGACTAAAGTAACCGGATTTTTTGTCCTGTTGCTTATCTTGGCTCTTATGCTTGTCGGGTGCGGGAATTCCTCTGATCCCGTCCGGCTTCAGGGCAGGGCCATTGGTACTACGTATTCCATTGTTGCTTACGGTCTGCCGGAGAAGCTTTCTCCTGAAGATTTGCGTAAGGGAGTAGAACAGGTTGTGGCTGAAGTAAATTCAGTTATGTCCCTGTTCAAGCCGGATTCCGAACTGTCCCGCTTTAATGCTTATCGTAAAGATGACTGGTTTTCGGTATCCAAAGAACTGGCCGGTGTGGTGCAAACGGCTAAAGCCGTTAACCAGATTACCGGTGGTGCTTTTGATATTACCGTCGCACCTTTGGTCAACCTATGGGGATTCGGTCCCGATAAAAGACCCGAAATTATTCCGTCTGAGGATGAAATCAAAGCGGCAATGGCAAATGTCGGATCTGATCTGATTGAAGTCCGTTTTAATCCTCCTGCTCTTAAAAAACTCACTCCGACCTTGACCCTTGACCTGGCAGCTATTGCCAAAGGTTATTGCGTGGATGCAGTCAGCTCATGGCTTAAAGTCAGCGGTATCTCCAGTTTTATGGTTGAGATCGGTGGAGAGATAAGGACCGGAGGTGAAAAGCCGGGGAATCAGCCGTGGCGTATTGCAGTTGAGAAACCAGTGAGCATGGAGCGTTCCGTACAGGCCCTAATCAGTCTTTCGGGTAAAGCCATGGCGACATCAGGCGATTACCGCAACTATTACGAGGTAGACGGTAAAAGATATTCACATATAATTGATCCCAGCACCGGACGTCCGATTAAGCACACACTCGTATCGGTAAGTGTCGTGGATGAAACTTGCTCCAGAGCCGATGCATTTGCCACCGGTCTAACCGTGCTTGGCCCGGAAAGAGGAATTGCATTGGCTAAGGAATGCAACCTGTCCGCTTTTTTCATTGTGAAAACCCCGGATGGATTATCTGAAATTGCCACTGGCGATTTCCCTCAACACGAAAAAATGAATTGA
- the nqrF gene encoding NADH:ubiquinone reductase (Na(+)-transporting) subunit F: MVEIILGVVMFTGVVLALCVFILLARAKLVPSGEVNIEINGDPEKTIEVRPGTKLLGALAEKEIYVPSACGGGGSCGQCKCKVFEGGGDILPTETSHVSKREAREGVRLACQVNVKQDMKIEVPAEIFDIKKWECTVKSNIPRATFIKELTLELPEGENVDFRAGGYIQIEAPAHTVKYKDFEVGDKFREDWDKFDLWRYVSVVKEPIVRAYSMANYPEEEGIIMLNVRVCPPPPFAPDAPPGQMSSFIYSLKPGDKVTISGPYGEFFARDTDAEMVFIGGGAGMAPMRSHIFDQLKRLSTTRKVSYWYGARSLREMFYVEEFDKLAEECPNFSWHVALSDPLPEDNWTGYTGFIHNVLYENYIKDHPAPEDCEFYMCGPPMMASAVENMLMDQGVEKENIMYDNFGG; the protein is encoded by the coding sequence ATGGTTGAAATAATTCTCGGTGTTGTGATGTTTACCGGCGTGGTTCTTGCGCTGTGCGTGTTCATCCTTCTAGCCCGTGCCAAGCTTGTCCCGAGCGGCGAGGTGAACATAGAAATCAACGGTGATCCGGAAAAGACAATTGAAGTTCGTCCCGGAACCAAGCTGCTCGGTGCGCTGGCAGAAAAGGAAATCTATGTTCCTTCGGCCTGCGGTGGAGGTGGCTCCTGCGGGCAGTGCAAATGTAAGGTTTTTGAAGGTGGCGGAGATATCCTGCCCACGGAAACCTCCCATGTAAGCAAACGCGAGGCCCGTGAAGGCGTTCGCCTTGCCTGTCAGGTCAATGTCAAACAGGATATGAAGATTGAGGTCCCGGCTGAAATCTTTGATATCAAAAAGTGGGAATGCACCGTTAAATCCAATATTCCGCGTGCTACCTTCATTAAGGAACTCACCCTTGAACTTCCTGAAGGTGAAAATGTGGACTTCCGTGCCGGCGGATACATTCAGATCGAAGCCCCGGCTCATACCGTCAAATACAAGGATTTTGAAGTTGGCGATAAATTCAGGGAAGACTGGGATAAATTTGATCTCTGGAGATATGTCTCTGTGGTCAAAGAACCTATTGTCCGGGCCTATTCCATGGCCAACTACCCTGAGGAAGAGGGCATAATCATGCTTAACGTGCGTGTCTGCCCGCCGCCTCCGTTCGCTCCTGATGCCCCCCCCGGGCAGATGTCTTCGTTCATCTACAGCCTTAAGCCCGGAGACAAGGTGACCATTTCCGGACCTTACGGTGAGTTCTTTGCCCGTGATACCGATGCCGAGATGGTTTTCATCGGTGGCGGTGCGGGTATGGCTCCCATGCGTTCGCACATCTTCGACCAGCTCAAGCGCCTCAGCACAACGCGTAAGGTCAGCTACTGGTACGGAGCACGCAGCCTGCGGGAGATGTTCTATGTGGAAGAATTCGACAAGCTGGCTGAGGAATGCCCGAACTTCAGTTGGCATGTAGCACTGTCCGATCCTCTTCCCGAGGATAATTGGACAGGTTATACCGGATTTATTCATAATGTCCTGTATGAAAACTATATCAAGGATCACCCCGCCCCTGAGGATTGTGAATTCTACATGTGTGGACCGCCGATGATGGCTTCTGCAGTAGAAAATATGCTTATGGACCAAGGCGTGGAGAAAGAGAATATAATGTATGACAACTTTGGCGGATAA
- the nqrE gene encoding NADH:ubiquinone reductase (Na(+)-transporting) subunit E has product MALAFFLGMCTYLAVSKKVTTALGLGVAVVVVMTITVPVNNLLYNYFLREGALSWAGFGETDLTFVGLISYIGVIAAIVQILEMTLDKYVPSLYNALGIFLPLITVNCAILGASLFMVERDYNFAESLTFGFGSGVGWALAIVLLAGIREKMKYSDVPEGLQGLGITFIVVGLMSFGFLSFSGIQM; this is encoded by the coding sequence ATGGCTTTGGCCTTCTTTCTTGGGATGTGTACCTATCTGGCCGTATCCAAGAAAGTTACTACCGCTCTTGGTCTTGGTGTGGCTGTCGTAGTAGTCATGACCATTACCGTCCCGGTTAACAATCTGCTCTACAACTACTTCCTGCGTGAAGGTGCTTTGTCATGGGCCGGATTCGGAGAGACTGACCTTACTTTTGTAGGTCTTATTTCCTACATCGGCGTTATCGCGGCGATTGTCCAGATTCTGGAAATGACCCTCGATAAATATGTGCCGTCACTATACAACGCGCTGGGTATTTTCCTGCCGCTGATCACGGTTAACTGCGCCATCCTCGGGGCCTCTCTGTTTATGGTGGAACGTGATTACAACTTTGCGGAATCCTTGACTTTCGGTTTCGGTTCCGGTGTGGGTTGGGCTCTGGCTATCGTTCTTCTGGCCGGAATCCGCGAGAAGATGAAATACTCGGATGTGCCGGAAGGACTGCAGGGACTTGGGATCACCTTTATTGTGGTCGGACTGATGTCCTTTGGATTCCTGTCCTTTTCCGGAATTCAGATGTAG
- a CDS encoding NADH:ubiquinone reductase (Na(+)-transporting) subunit D: protein MAKFKEVMLKPLLEDNPIAVQILGICSALAVTTKLETAFVMSLAVMFVTAASNASVSSIRQHIPSSIRIIVMMTIIATLVIIVDQFLKAFAYGISKQLSVFVGLIITNCIVMGRAEAFAMQNSPKLSLADGIGNGLGYGLVLLTVAFLREFFGSGKIFGLSILKLTSEGGWYEPNGLMLLPPSAFFIIGLLIWSVNVYEKRKNKR, encoded by the coding sequence ATGGCTAAGTTCAAAGAAGTAATGCTCAAGCCGCTTCTGGAGGATAACCCCATTGCAGTACAGATTCTGGGAATCTGTTCCGCTCTGGCAGTAACCACCAAGCTGGAAACCGCTTTTGTAATGAGTCTCGCCGTAATGTTCGTTACTGCGGCCTCAAACGCTTCGGTAAGTTCCATCCGGCAGCATATCCCTTCAAGTATCCGTATCATTGTCATGATGACCATCATCGCGACGCTGGTTATTATTGTTGATCAGTTCTTGAAAGCATTCGCTTACGGGATCAGCAAACAGCTCTCGGTCTTCGTTGGGCTGATCATAACCAACTGCATAGTCATGGGGCGTGCTGAGGCATTTGCCATGCAGAACTCCCCAAAGCTGAGTCTTGCCGACGGTATCGGTAACGGTCTGGGCTATGGACTGGTGCTCCTCACTGTAGCCTTCCTGCGCGAATTCTTCGGTTCAGGAAAGATTTTCGGTTTAAGCATTCTCAAGCTTACTTCCGAAGGTGGGTGGTATGAACCCAACGGACTTATGCTCCTTCCGCCCAGCGCATTCTTTATCATCGGGCTGCTCATCTGGTCGGTCAACGTCTACGAAAAGCGTAAGAACAAACGCTAG
- a CDS encoding Na(+)-translocating NADH-quinone reductase subunit C, producing MSNDSTKKVFTVAFSLCLVCSLLVSAAAVGLKSIQEENKVLERKENILKAAGIYDEDVPVDELYKQIEAKVVDLATGEYVDMDAAGYDQRKAAKDPASSIAIPSADDLAGIGRHAKYASVYLLKDGDSLKRVVLPIHGKGLWSTMYGFIALDPDLNTVKNFGFYEHAETPGLGGEVDNSDWKALWVDKKVYDSKGEPVIDVIKGSVSAEDPQAAYKVDGLAGATLTSRGVSNLVRYWLGQGGFEPYLKRLATEGGEHNG from the coding sequence GTGTCTAACGATTCCACAAAAAAAGTATTTACTGTGGCGTTTTCCCTGTGCCTGGTCTGCTCGCTGCTTGTTTCTGCTGCAGCTGTAGGCCTCAAATCCATTCAGGAAGAGAACAAGGTTCTCGAGCGCAAGGAAAACATACTCAAGGCCGCAGGCATCTATGATGAAGATGTTCCTGTGGATGAACTTTATAAACAGATAGAAGCCAAGGTCGTCGATCTGGCTACCGGTGAATATGTGGATATGGACGCTGCCGGGTATGACCAGCGCAAAGCGGCCAAGGATCCTGCATCCAGTATAGCCATTCCTTCCGCAGACGATCTGGCGGGAATCGGGCGTCATGCAAAATACGCCAGCGTCTACCTGCTCAAAGATGGAGACAGTTTGAAGCGTGTTGTGCTGCCCATTCACGGGAAAGGCTTATGGTCAACCATGTACGGGTTCATCGCTCTTGATCCGGATTTGAACACGGTCAAGAATTTTGGATTCTATGAGCATGCTGAAACTCCCGGTCTTGGCGGGGAAGTAGACAATTCGGACTGGAAGGCCCTGTGGGTGGACAAGAAAGTCTACGATTCAAAGGGTGAACCGGTCATCGATGTAATCAAGGGTTCGGTTAGCGCTGAAGACCCGCAGGCTGCCTACAAGGTAGACGGTCTGGCCGGGGCAACCCTTACTTCCCGCGGCGTTAGCAATCTGGTGCGTTACTGGCTTGGACAGGGCGGATTCGAACCCTACCTCAAGCGACTTGCAACCGAGGGAGGTGAACATAATGGCTAA
- a CDS encoding NADH:ubiquinone reductase (Na(+)-transporting) subunit B — MRKLLDKMHSAVTGDGKYKKYYPVYEMVDTFLYSPTETSSGSPHVHDAIDLKRVMITVVFALIPCFYMAMWNTGYQANSALASMGLEVGTGWRWSVMAGLGLSANPASFGANIMLGALYFFPIYIVCNIAGGFWETLFAVIRKHEINEGFLVTGSLIPLIVPPHIPLWQVALATSFGVVIGKEIFGGTGKNILNPALLARAFLFFAYPAHISGNSVWVPVDGFSGATPLALAAEGGIKAVMAKYSWWDCFIGTIPGSLGETSTLACLIGGAVLVITGIASWRIMVSLLAGAFSVAIIFNAVSSGTNPMMTVSPLWHLVMGGLAFGMVYMATDPVSSSMTHKGQLYYGALIGIMIVLIRTVNPAYPEGVMLAILFGNVCAPFIDSLVMRANIKRRTVRSV, encoded by the coding sequence ATGAGAAAACTGCTTGATAAAATGCATAGTGCCGTCACCGGAGATGGGAAATACAAAAAGTATTACCCGGTCTACGAGATGGTGGACACTTTTTTATATTCGCCGACCGAAACCAGTTCGGGATCGCCCCATGTGCATGATGCCATTGATCTGAAAAGGGTCATGATTACGGTGGTTTTTGCTCTGATTCCCTGTTTTTACATGGCAATGTGGAACACAGGATATCAGGCCAACTCCGCTCTGGCATCCATGGGACTTGAGGTCGGTACCGGCTGGCGCTGGAGCGTAATGGCCGGGCTCGGACTGAGTGCAAACCCCGCAAGTTTCGGGGCCAACATTATGTTGGGCGCACTTTACTTCTTTCCCATTTACATCGTCTGCAACATTGCAGGTGGTTTCTGGGAAACCCTGTTCGCTGTTATCCGCAAACATGAAATCAACGAAGGGTTTCTGGTTACCGGTTCGCTTATCCCGCTGATCGTTCCTCCGCATATTCCGCTCTGGCAGGTGGCTTTGGCTACCAGCTTCGGCGTGGTTATCGGTAAGGAAATATTCGGTGGAACAGGTAAGAACATACTCAACCCTGCGCTTTTGGCCCGTGCCTTCCTTTTCTTCGCTTATCCGGCACATATCTCAGGCAACAGTGTCTGGGTCCCGGTAGACGGCTTTTCCGGCGCAACTCCGCTGGCTCTGGCTGCTGAAGGCGGAATCAAGGCGGTAATGGCCAAATATTCATGGTGGGATTGTTTCATCGGTACCATTCCGGGATCTCTGGGTGAAACATCAACTCTGGCCTGCCTTATCGGGGGTGCCGTGTTGGTCATCACCGGCATAGCTTCATGGCGGATTATGGTTTCCCTGCTGGCCGGTGCCTTTTCCGTGGCCATTATTTTCAATGCTGTCAGCAGCGGCACCAATCCCATGATGACTGTCAGCCCGCTTTGGCATCTGGTAATGGGAGGACTGGCTTTCGGTATGGTCTACATGGCCACCGACCCGGTATCTTCGTCCATGACTCACAAAGGCCAGTTATATTACGGTGCTCTTATCGGGATCATGATTGTCCTGATACGTACGGTCAACCCGGCCTATCCTGAAGGAGTCATGCTGGCGATTCTGTTCGGTAACGTGTGTGCCCCATTCATCGACAGCCTTGTGATGCGGGCCAACATCAAGCGAAGGACGGTGCGCAGTGTCTAA
- a CDS encoding Na(+)-translocating NADH-quinone reductase subunit A translates to MIKLKKGLDIPISGEPALDIFEEKSPGTVAVLGGDYVGMKPSMAVAEGDTVKLGQPLFEDKKIDGVVFTAPGAGKVLAVNRGERRALQSVVIELDEAAGEVEFPAYDSDKLLGLDREKVVDNLVKSGMWTAFRTRPFSKTPAPGSEPRSIFVTAMDTNPLALDPSSIIWKESEAWLDGLRILTCLKDAVNVCVAEEIVLPMIQEVKMHMFSGPHPAGLPGTHIHFVDPVGPAKMVWHIGYQDVIAIGKLFTTGRLATERYVALGGPMVNRPRIIKTRIGANLDEMLAGELKSGAVRAISGSVLTGTKAEGPLAFLGRFHNQVCALGEGGDSELLGWLAPGRDKFSVKSVFASAFSKKKKRFDMNTLLGGSHRAIFPTGAYEQVMPLDILPTYLVRALAVMDTDEAQALGCLELDEEDLALLSFVDCGKNDFGLMLREVLTQIEKEG, encoded by the coding sequence ATGATAAAACTCAAAAAAGGACTCGATATTCCTATCTCGGGCGAGCCCGCACTGGATATTTTTGAAGAAAAATCTCCCGGTACCGTGGCTGTCCTCGGTGGCGACTATGTCGGAATGAAACCGAGCATGGCCGTTGCTGAGGGAGATACGGTCAAGCTGGGACAGCCCCTCTTCGAGGATAAAAAGATCGACGGCGTCGTCTTTACCGCTCCGGGAGCCGGAAAGGTCCTTGCTGTTAACAGAGGTGAGCGCAGAGCTTTACAGTCTGTAGTCATCGAACTTGATGAAGCTGCCGGTGAAGTGGAGTTCCCGGCATATGATTCAGACAAGCTGCTTGGTCTAGACCGGGAAAAGGTTGTCGATAATCTAGTTAAATCAGGTATGTGGACCGCGTTTCGTACGCGTCCGTTCAGCAAGACTCCGGCCCCGGGATCCGAACCGCGTTCAATCTTTGTCACAGCAATGGATACCAACCCGTTGGCCTTGGACCCTTCTTCCATTATTTGGAAAGAATCCGAGGCATGGTTGGATGGTTTACGCATTCTTACCTGTCTGAAGGATGCAGTTAATGTCTGTGTCGCTGAAGAAATTGTGCTTCCTATGATTCAGGAAGTGAAAATGCATATGTTTTCGGGTCCGCACCCAGCCGGTCTGCCCGGAACCCATATCCATTTCGTAGATCCGGTAGGTCCTGCCAAGATGGTCTGGCATATCGGCTATCAGGATGTCATTGCCATAGGTAAGCTCTTTACCACAGGCAGACTTGCTACTGAACGGTATGTTGCTCTCGGCGGGCCGATGGTCAATCGTCCACGCATCATCAAGACCCGCATCGGCGCAAATCTTGATGAAATGCTGGCCGGAGAACTCAAGAGCGGGGCTGTCCGGGCTATTTCCGGTTCGGTCCTGACGGGAACAAAGGCGGAAGGGCCGCTGGCTTTTCTGGGACGTTTCCATAATCAGGTCTGTGCCCTTGGCGAAGGCGGGGATAGCGAGCTTTTAGGCTGGCTGGCTCCGGGCCGCGATAAATTCTCTGTCAAATCAGTATTTGCCTCTGCTTTCAGCAAAAAGAAAAAGCGTTTTGATATGAACACGCTTTTAGGAGGCAGCCATCGCGCTATTTTCCCCACCGGGGCTTATGAGCAGGTTATGCCGCTTGATATTCTGCCGACCTATCTGGTCCGGGCTCTGGCGGTGATGGATACTGATGAAGCGCAGGCCCTCGGATGCCTGGAACTGGATGAGGAAGATCTCGCCCTGTTGTCCTTCGTTGATTGCGGCAAGAATGATTTCGGGCTCATGTTGCGCGAAGTCCTCACTCAAATTGAGAAGGAAGGGTAA
- a CDS encoding MFS transporter, with product MNFISRLLSESIETRQGTVLAVLATVFFSTCGVGAYTFSLSLSADSIGMSASWLGLAFSGYFLARLVLAPLAGCSADYFGPIPLLRWACGIGTVVPCLYLFFPVVESLGIIQICLGFCAGIVKPVSMSLLGQCAAQKKRGRLFALYNTCLYCAFVIGPIVGGAGIGLQGKMGSLTLIWPALGLGVSFVALLMSKADNSLTSSEKQKEKEGLPWRNAGFLSLLLAVLGRTAGASVVITFLPRLISEYFGLSGFFAGFLFAIPNLIIILAMPVTGRWADTRDRFGLTFLGMGFCAACLFGLGQPVPLWLFCLLVAGMGLGSALSLPASMSLAADMGGAKGQVMGFFLGVSNLGFVLGPGIAGFAAEAGGMADAFELTALFGGLCLLPTLIFMSKRLYAE from the coding sequence ATGAATTTCATCAGTAGGTTATTGAGCGAATCCATTGAAACAAGGCAGGGGACTGTTCTGGCGGTCCTTGCTACGGTCTTTTTTTCAACTTGTGGAGTCGGGGCATACACATTTTCTTTGTCCCTGAGCGCAGATTCCATCGGAATGTCTGCTTCATGGCTCGGGCTTGCTTTTTCAGGATATTTTTTGGCCCGTCTTGTCCTTGCGCCACTGGCAGGATGCAGTGCTGATTATTTCGGCCCAATCCCCTTATTGCGCTGGGCTTGCGGAATCGGGACTGTTGTTCCATGTCTTTATCTTTTTTTCCCGGTAGTTGAGTCTCTGGGAATAATTCAGATATGTCTGGGGTTCTGCGCCGGAATAGTGAAGCCTGTGAGCATGTCCCTGCTTGGTCAATGCGCAGCGCAAAAGAAGAGGGGGCGTCTTTTTGCCTTATATAATACCTGTCTGTATTGTGCATTTGTCATTGGGCCGATTGTCGGCGGAGCAGGAATAGGTCTCCAAGGGAAGATGGGCTCTCTGACCTTGATCTGGCCCGCTTTGGGGCTGGGTGTTTCTTTTGTGGCGCTTTTAATGAGCAAGGCAGACAACTCTCTTACATCGTCTGAAAAACAAAAGGAAAAAGAAGGCTTGCCGTGGCGCAATGCCGGTTTTCTCTCCCTTCTTCTGGCTGTGTTGGGTCGAACAGCAGGAGCCTCGGTTGTCATAACTTTTCTGCCCCGGTTGATCAGTGAATATTTTGGCTTGAGCGGTTTTTTTGCCGGGTTTCTCTTCGCTATCCCCAATCTGATTATCATTCTGGCTATGCCTGTTACCGGACGTTGGGCTGATACGCGTGATCGTTTCGGTTTGACTTTTCTAGGCATGGGGTTCTGTGCCGCCTGTCTTTTTGGTCTGGGTCAGCCGGTTCCTCTGTGGCTTTTTTGTCTGCTTGTAGCGGGAATGGGACTTGGGTCAGCTTTGTCACTTCCTGCTTCCATGTCATTGGCCGCAGACATGGGAGGGGCAAAAGGTCAGGTTATGGGGTTTTTTCTGGGAGTATCAAATCTCGGCTTTGTTCTGGGGCCGGGCATTGCCGGGTTTGCCGCCGAGGCAGGCGGAATGGCAGATGCTTTTGAACTCACTGCACTGTTTGGAGGACTCTGTCTGCTGCCTACGTTAATTTTTATGAGCAAAAGACTTTATGCCGAATGA
- a CDS encoding M15 family metallopeptidase: protein MNTAQLTDQPPIPQEEALDWTAVFKMEIRENEEKLVPLSLAEPRILVRSAYYSAGIERALPDCYARDEIRRRLLKVDSFLPEGLRLVILDCWRSKETQIALFESCRAALEKVHPQVDSDGIRVMTEEFVAPPSLNPERPSPHSTGGAVDLTIATLDGVPLPMGAPFDYPGPVSNTRFYEERVEQGLELSADEKEALYNRRLLYDVMIRAGFVNYHGEWWHFEYGTQRWAALRKKEHAIYGPRILTLNTFEALMPNSSNQHITSLVSAGG from the coding sequence ATGAACACAGCACAGCTAACCGACCAGCCGCCCATTCCGCAGGAAGAAGCACTGGACTGGACGGCGGTATTCAAAATGGAAATAAGGGAGAACGAGGAAAAGTTAGTTCCCCTCTCTCTGGCCGAACCGAGGATTCTGGTCCGTTCGGCATACTATTCTGCCGGTATAGAACGGGCCCTGCCTGATTGCTACGCAAGAGATGAGATCAGGCGGAGATTGCTTAAGGTTGATTCTTTCCTGCCCGAAGGATTACGGCTGGTAATTTTGGATTGCTGGCGAAGTAAGGAAACCCAGATAGCCCTTTTTGAGTCCTGCCGCGCAGCGCTCGAAAAAGTACATCCTCAGGTGGACAGTGATGGGATCAGGGTTATGACCGAAGAGTTCGTGGCCCCGCCGAGCTTGAATCCAGAGCGTCCTTCTCCTCACTCCACAGGGGGAGCCGTGGATTTAACCATCGCCACATTGGACGGAGTGCCTCTGCCTATGGGGGCGCCCTTTGATTACCCCGGTCCGGTCTCTAATACCCGTTTTTACGAGGAGCGGGTGGAGCAGGGGCTGGAGCTTTCCGCTGATGAAAAGGAAGCCCTCTACAATAGAAGACTGCTTTACGATGTCATGATCAGGGCAGGGTTTGTAAATTACCACGGCGAATGGTGGCACTTTGAGTACGGAACCCAACGCTGGGCAGCACTGAGAAAGAAAGAACATGCTATTTACGGTCCCAGAATTCTGACTCTGAATACTTTTGAGGCGTTAATGCCCAATTCATCAAATCAGCACATCACATCTCTGGTAAGTGCCGGGGGCTAA
- a CDS encoding TRAP transporter large permease, with amino-acid sequence MSLILMLVFFTMLVCGLPLFASMLATALSGFVYIGDFSQLRIMVQQFYGGMEPFSLLAIPYFILVGELMGSAGLTERLLRFAEALVGHLKGGLGYVTVVASIIFAGVNGSAAADASAVGSIMIPAMKKGGYPASYAAGLTAGSSLIGPIIPPSIFMILFGAMTKTNVGALFIAGVMPGLLLGLAFMLMHRISAAKLDLPIVNTEFSVSKLLSATGGAITSLIAPGIIIGGILFGFMTPTESGAVASLYVLIVGFIWTRQLSWKAVCKALGNTVRLTSVIFVVIGAATIVGWILSSEQVPQKLAPLVLEYAKTPSMVLLFMSLIIFVVGMFMEEIAALVLLTPVFAPLAVVAGIDPLHFGIVMTLNITIALITPPMGACVYIVSSIGSVPLEKMFKHIWPFVLVAIGCQLMLIFIPGISLWLPRLLGY; translated from the coding sequence ATGAGCCTTATTCTGATGCTTGTTTTTTTCACCATGCTTGTCTGCGGGCTGCCGCTTTTTGCTTCCATGCTGGCCACTGCCCTGAGCGGATTTGTCTATATCGGCGATTTTTCCCAGTTGCGAATCATGGTCCAGCAGTTCTATGGCGGCATGGAACCCTTTTCCCTGCTGGCTATTCCTTATTTTATTCTGGTCGGGGAGCTCATGGGCTCTGCGGGACTTACCGAACGACTGTTGCGTTTTGCTGAAGCGCTGGTCGGTCATCTTAAAGGCGGTCTCGGTTACGTCACAGTCGTAGCCAGTATAATTTTTGCCGGAGTGAACGGATCAGCAGCAGCAGATGCCTCTGCGGTCGGTTCCATTATGATTCCGGCTATGAAAAAAGGCGGCTACCCGGCATCATACGCCGCAGGGCTTACCGCCGGAAGTTCTCTCATCGGCCCGATCATTCCGCCCAGTATCTTTATGATCCTCTTCGGAGCCATGACTAAAACCAATGTCGGCGCTCTGTTCATTGCGGGGGTCATGCCGGGGCTGCTGCTAGGCCTGGCCTTCATGCTCATGCACCGCATCAGCGCCGCAAAGCTTGATCTACCCATTGTAAACACTGAATTCTCTGTATCAAAGCTGTTGTCGGCCACCGGTGGTGCCATTACTTCTTTGATCGCTCCGGGCATTATCATCGGCGGTATCCTCTTTGGGTTCATGACGCCCACGGAGTCCGGTGCTGTAGCCAGCCTGTACGTACTTATCGTAGGTTTTATATGGACCCGCCAGCTCAGTTGGAAAGCGGTCTGCAAGGCTCTGGGAAATACCGTCCGTTTGACCAGTGTCATCTTTGTTGTCATCGGCGCTGCGACCATTGTCGGCTGGATTCTTTCTTCTGAACAGGTTCCCCAGAAACTGGCCCCGCTGGTGCTGGAATACGCCAAAACCCCTTCCATGGTTCTACTTTTTATGAGTCTGATCATTTTCGTGGTCGGCATGTTCATGGAAGAGATCGCCGCCTTGGTGTTGCTTACTCCGGTTTTTGCCCCCCTCGCCGTGGTCGCGGGCATTGATCCGCTTCATTTCGGCATTGTCATGACCCTGAATATCACCATTGCTTTGATTACTCCGCCCATGGGTGCATGTGTATACATTGTTTCCTCCATCGGCTCTGTTCCGCTGGAAAAAATGTTCAAACACATCTGGCCCTTTGTTCTGGTCGCAATCGGATGTCAGCTCATGCTGATTTTTATTCCCGGTATATCACTTTGGCTGCCGAGACTGTTGGGGTATTAA
- a CDS encoding TRAP transporter small permease has protein sequence MKPVANFCKKSSDILERLCLLGAGALLVINLLDVMLGVFGRFYRPPMWTTDLAKITLVWMVMLAAAPALKQGEHMAIRIIVDRLPKTPQMVVAVLRKVVFAGILIFMVVCGYNYAYKLRLFNIMTLGIKKSIPLMSIPVGMGLMFIQYTLQQFIPAGDINKEEEDS, from the coding sequence ATGAAACCTGTCGCAAACTTTTGCAAAAAAAGTTCTGACATTCTGGAGCGCCTCTGTCTTTTAGGGGCGGGGGCGCTCCTGGTTATAAACCTTCTGGATGTCATGCTGGGTGTGTTCGGACGGTTTTACCGGCCACCCATGTGGACCACGGATCTGGCCAAAATAACTCTCGTCTGGATGGTCATGCTGGCTGCCGCCCCTGCTCTCAAACAGGGGGAGCATATGGCGATCCGTATCATTGTGGACCGCCTCCCCAAAACACCGCAGATGGTTGTGGCTGTCCTGCGTAAGGTCGTCTTTGCCGGAATCCTGATTTTCATGGTCGTCTGCGGGTATAATTATGCTTACAAACTGAGATTGTTTAACATCATGACACTGGGCATAAAGAAAAGCATTCCGCTCATGTCTATTCCTGTGGGCATGGGGTTGATGTTTATTCAGTATACTCTTCAGCAGTTCATTCCGGCCGGGGATATCAACAAAGAGGAAGAAGACTCATGA